Below is a genomic region from Timaviella obliquedivisa GSE-PSE-MK23-08B.
CCAGGCAGAAGAAGGAATGCAAACGATGGGGCATTCTGCGTCTTGGGAAGCCAACGAGCTACGGGAGCAGTTGACCGAAGAAATTCGCCTCTGGTGGCGCACCGACGAGCTACACCAGTTCAAGCCTACTGTATTAGATGAAGTGGACTACACCCTCCACTATTTCCAAGAGGTCTTGTTTGACGCGATCCCCCAGCTTTATCATCGCTTCTGTCGATCGCTCTCAGCCACATTCCCCAGCCTTCGCCCGCCTAGCCAAAACTTTTGTAAATTCGGCTCGTGGGTAGGTTCCGATCGCGATGGCAACCCGTCCGTCACACCCGAAATTACCTGGAAAACCGCTGGCTATCAGCGCAACCTGGTACTGGGTAAGTACATTAGCTCGATGGGATATTTGACTAACCTGCTCAGTCTTAGCCTGCACTGGAGCGATGTCTTGCCAGAGCTACTGGAATCATTGGAGCAAGACCAAATGCAGCTTCCAGAGGTCTACGAAAGCCTAGCAATTCGCTATCGGCAGGAGCCTTATCGACTGAAGCTAGCTTACATTCAAAAGCGGCTGGAAAATACGCGCGATCGCAGCATTCAGCTTTACAACGGTGACTGCTTCCATACCGAAATTCCCGAAATCAACCCCGCTACAACCTACGGTTCCGGTGCCGATCTCCTAGCCGAACTCGACTTGATCCACCGCAACCTCCATGAAACCGGGCTGCAATGCCGCGAGCTAGAAAACCTGATTTGCCAAGTCGAAGTGTATGGCTTCAACCTGGCATACCTGGACGTGCGCCAAGAAAGCACGCGCCACTCCGATGCCCTTAGCGAAATTGCCGACTATCTACAAATCCTGCCCCGCTCCTACAACGACCTCTCAGAAGAGCAACGTCTCGTCTGGCTCTGCACCGAGCTACAAACTCGTCGTCCACTCATTCCAGGTGAACTGCCCTTCTCCGAAAAAACTGTCGAAACCATCCGCACCTTCCGCATGGTGCGCCGTCTGCAACAGGAGTTTGGTTCTGCCATCTGCGAAACCTACGTCATCAGTATGAGCCACAGCGCCAGTGATATGTTGGAGGTATTGCTCCTAGCCAAAGAATCAGGACTTTACGACCCATCAACCAGTTCTGGCAGTCTCAACGTCGTCCCCTTGTTTGAAACCGTCGAAGATTTGCAGCGCGCCCCAGCCGTAATGAAGGAAATTTTTGAACTCCCCTTCTATCGCGCCATGCTGTCGGGCGGCTACAGCGGTGAGCCAGATTCGCCAACCCTAGTTCCCCAGCCCATTCAAGAAGTCATGCTGGGTTACTCTGACAGCAACAAAGACTCAGGCTTCCTCAGCAGCAACTGGGAAATTCATAAAGCCCAGCAAGCCCTTCAAAAAATTGCCGAGCAGTATGGCGTTGCCCTGCGGATTTTCCACGGACGGGGCGGTTCGGTGGGTCGGGGCGGTGGTCCGGCATACGACGCAATTCTGGCGCAACCCGGTAGCAGCATTGACGGGCGCATTAAAATTACGGAGCAAGGGGAGGTGCTGGCATCGAAGTACAATATGCCCGAACTGGCACTGTATAACCTGGAAACAGTGACTACTGCTGTATTACAAGCCAGCCTGTTACGCAACGGGTTTGATGATATTCAACCCTGGCACGAAATTATGGAAGAGCTTGCCACGCGATCGCGCAGTCACTATCGCA
It encodes:
- the ppc gene encoding phosphoenolpyruvate carboxylase, which codes for MSSTLHSSDDAFRIGTVTEPLNAQNLNLEIASAAELFLRHRLKIVEDLWQSVLQQECGQELVDLLRQLRSLCSPEGQVPAAIGSEALKVVENLDLNEAIRAARAFALYFQLINIVEQHYEQRGQQQQYRATYEQQANDNGKSASFFASNPIKYIGDPEECQGALQADMLEKSMQDTTSWREAGTLQTLFPKLLRLNVPPRQIQQLIDNLDVRLVFTAHPTEIVRHTIRDKQRRIAKILRQLDQAEEGMQTMGHSASWEANELREQLTEEIRLWWRTDELHQFKPTVLDEVDYTLHYFQEVLFDAIPQLYHRFCRSLSATFPSLRPPSQNFCKFGSWVGSDRDGNPSVTPEITWKTAGYQRNLVLGKYISSMGYLTNLLSLSLHWSDVLPELLESLEQDQMQLPEVYESLAIRYRQEPYRLKLAYIQKRLENTRDRSIQLYNGDCFHTEIPEINPATTYGSGADLLAELDLIHRNLHETGLQCRELENLICQVEVYGFNLAYLDVRQESTRHSDALSEIADYLQILPRSYNDLSEEQRLVWLCTELQTRRPLIPGELPFSEKTVETIRTFRMVRRLQQEFGSAICETYVISMSHSASDMLEVLLLAKESGLYDPSTSSGSLNVVPLFETVEDLQRAPAVMKEIFELPFYRAMLSGGYSGEPDSPTLVPQPIQEVMLGYSDSNKDSGFLSSNWEIHKAQQALQKIAEQYGVALRIFHGRGGSVGRGGGPAYDAILAQPGSSIDGRIKITEQGEVLASKYNMPELALYNLETVTTAVLQASLLRNGFDDIQPWHEIMEELATRSRSHYRNLIYEQPDFIDFFHQVTPIEEISQLQISSRPARRGGKKDLASLRAIPWVFSWTQTRFLLPSWYGVGTALQSFLTEAPEENLKLLRYFYYKWPFFKMVISKCEMTLSKVDLEIAHHYVNELSHTEDRDRLEAVFAQIAQEFYLTRELVLAITGHKRLLDGDPDLQRSVQLRNGTIVPLGFLQVSLIKRLRQHKTNAASGAIRSRYSRGELLRGALLTINGIAAGMRNTG